CGATCCGCCAGAGGCTTGACATGGCCGCAGGGATGCTTCTCAGGGCGATGCAGGTGAGATCGCTCTTCACCGGCTTCGGCTATGAATCAGTCGAGGAGTACGCCCAGGAGCGGTGCGGCTTCTCAAAGGCACAGGCCCGCCAGTTCATCACGCTTGCCAATGGATTCCGCCGCCACTCCCTCACCGAGAAGGCTTTCAGGAGCGGCACCATCACCAGGGAACAGGCCCGCCTCATTCTTCCCCTGGTGAATTCCAAAAACGAGGAAGCCTGGATAGCCTATGCCGCAGGCGTGCCCACCATAGATCTCAGGGAAGAGGCAGAGCGTATCGCCCGTATCATCGAATACGACAGCTTCGTGCCGATAAATTATACGCTCCTTCCCGGCTTCCGCTATATCAGCGATGAGCGGTATCATGAGCTTTCCTTTGAGGTAAGGGATATCATCAGGACCGGGTCCTGGTATGGCGGCCCGTCGCCTGTGTCAGCGTGGCCTCTCCCAGAGGATGACGAAGCCTCCCTGGAAAGTCGGGACAGGCGCTTTGATGCGCCCTGGAAATATTTCAGCGATGTCGATGAACTGCTCGCCTGCGAGGCCCAGATTAAAATTGAAAAAAATTCCGTGCTGTGTGCGGGGCATCTCGAAAAGGCACGGGAGATCTGTACCATCCCCCATGGCGCCAACCCCGAGGAAACCTTCCTCGTGGATATCCTCTCATCCAAAGCCTCCTCACAGGAAACGGGAGGCTCCTCACCGCTCGCAGGCAGGGGCTCCATGACGATCAGGTTCTTCCTCCCCCGGGAGCTTTACGAGGTCTGGAACATGGCGGCCCTGGTCTTTCTCCATTCCGCCTCTCAGCAAGACCCCACCCGGCCGGACGATGCGTTAATCCCTCCTGAAGAAAAATTCCTTGCTGCCCTCCTCGCTGACTACCTTGACACCGAGGGAACCTTGAAAAAAGCGGCACATCACCACAGGATCCTGAAGCGCGACCGGTTCCGCTGCCAGGCCCCCGGCTGCCGCTGCCGCAGGAACTTGCAGGTTCACCACATCATCAGGCGCTCCCAGGGCGGCAGCGATGACGAATGGAACCTCATCACCCTCTGCGAGGCCTGCCACCTCCACCTCCTCCACGGCCTCAGGACCCTCACCATAAAAGGCAGGGCACCCCATGATCTTACCTTCACCTTCGGCTCCCCCTCGGAGGGGACGCCTTTCCTGGTCTATGAAAACGGGTGCCGCAGGACGATCTTTTCAAAAAGTTAACAAGAAAGATCTTCCATGGGGGAGCCCTCATCGGGTATAATAAAAATCGGGTCACCTTACTCAAAATGCATGCACACAAACTATGCAAGGAGCACTGAAATGGACGCAGCAAAAATTTCACCGCTGAATCAGCACACCGCCCATGTGAAAGGCGTCAAGGCCCCGCCGCCGGAGGCCGCAGGCCCCGCGGAGGCCCGCGACGAGGTGGCACTCACGGGGAAGGCCGGCGCGAAAGAGGAAATCCGCGTGAAGGAGTACGGCGAGCATGTGCCGGGCGAGCTTCTCGTCAGGTTCAAGGGGGCCGTGCCGTCATCGCTTGAATTCAGGGGGATCCGCCTCGAGGTGATAAAGAAGTATGATCTCCCCGAGACCATGAAGAGCCAGGGAAACGGCGATATCTGCCATGTGAAAATCCTCTCCGACGTGCCCGTGAAGGATGCCGTCAAGAGCCTTGAGAAGGACAGGAGAATCGCTTACGCGGAGCCGAATTTCGTGATAAGGCTCCCGAAGAATGAAGATGACGCCGGCCCTGCCGCAAAGGCAGAAGGCAACGGTGATACTCCTCCCGCCACTCCCGGCGAGGGGCCCCAGGTGAAGCCCGATGATCTTGACAGGAAGCTCTGGGGCCTCGACAACACGGGGCAGACCGGCGGGAAGGCCGATGCCGACATCGATGCTCCCGAGGCATGGAACATCGCCACCGGTGCCGGCGGTCCTCTCATTGCCGTCATTGACACCGGCGTTGACTACACTCATCCCGATCTGAAGAACAACATATGGACCAATCCCGGCGAAATAGCGGGTGACGGGATAGATAATGACGGAAACGGCTACGTGGATGATGTGCATGGCTACGACTTCGCCAACAAGGATGGCGATCCCATGGATGACCACAGCCACGGCACCCACTGCGCCGGCACCATTGCCGCCGAGGGCGACAACAAGACAGGTGTCGTGGGGGTAAACTGGCAGGCCAGCATCATGCCCCTCAAGTTCATCAAGGGGAGCGGCGGAGGCACGACGGCCGACGCCATCGAGGCCGTGATATACGCGACCAGGATGGGCGCCCGCATCACCTCAAATTCGTGGGGCGGGGGAGAATTCTCCCAGGCTCTCAAGGATGCCATTGACGGGTTTCCGGGGCTCTTTGTGGCCGCCGCGGGCAACTCGTCAGCCGATAACGACAAGGAGGCCCATTATCCCTCGAGCTACGAATCGCCCAACATCCTGGCCGTCGCCTCGTCAGATCACAGAGACAGGCTCTCCAGCTTCAGCAATTACGGGAAGACCACGGTGGATCTGGCAGCCCCGGGCTCCAGCATATATTCCACGGTACCTGGCGGCGGTTACGGCTCAAAGAGCGGCACCTCGATGGCGACGCCCCACGTTGCCGGCGCCGCGGGGCTTGTTGCCTCCCATGAGCCCGACATCAGCGCGTCTCAGTTAAAAGAGCGCCTCATGCAGACAACCGATGCAGTGCCGGAGTTCAATGAGAAAATGGTGACGGGCGGCAGGCTCAATGTGCACAAAGCGCTCCTCGCAGGCGGAGAAGCGCCGAAGGAGGAGTGAAAGCCTTTCATGGCCGTTTGAAGAGAATATGCGGGATCGCCGGAAGGTGGTCCCGCAAGTTTTTCGGCCTCTTTACGCCGTGACGCAAAGGATATCCCGCGGTTTTGAAGAATTGTGACTCCATCAGGGAGGAGCCATGAAAGAGAGAAAGGCAGGTCCCCTCAAGGACCCGAAGATAATAGACGGCATAGGGAAAAGAAAAGAAGGCGGCATCGATCTCTTTATCCTGGCGGCAGGGAAACTTGAGGCGGAGCACCAGTCCCTTCTGCTGGAGAAAGTGGAATGCTATCTCAAAGCCATCAACTCTGAAAAATTCAGGAACGACTTCAAGAACCCCTCGCCGGCAAGAACCCATATCGTGATAAAGTGCGCCATGGCTCCCGACGAGGTGATGACAAGGTTCGTGAGGGCCATGAAAAAATACGTCCGTGATAACAATGCGCGCCTCAGACTGGAAGTCGTGGAAGTGCAATGAGCGGCCCCCTCCTTGATAACAGGTACCAGGTGCTCTCAACGGTGAAAAAGGGAGGAATGGGCTGCATTTACAGAGCCTGCGATCAGCGTCTCGGCACTGTCGTTGCCCTCAAGAAGATGCTCGCTCCCCTTACGGATGATGCCGAGCTTGCCTACGCGGAATCGCGGTTCAAGGAGGAAGCCCTTATTCTCTCCCGCCTTCACCATGGAGGGATCCCCAAGGTTTCGGACTTTTTCACCGCCCATGACGAAGACTCGGGAAAGCCCGCTCACTTTCTCGTAATGACTTTCGTCGAGGGGATGGATCTTGAATCGGTGATGAAGGAACGGTCATGGCGGGCCCTCCCGCCCGCTGACGGCCTGGATATCATGCGGCAGATGCTCCTGATACTTGAGTACCTTCACATGCAGACGCCCCCTATAATTTACAGGGATCTCAATGCACGGAACACCATGCTCTCGGCCGGCAAGGTCTTCATAGTGGATTTTGGCATTGCCCGCCTTTTTTCCCCCCAGGAGAAGGCTACCGTCATCGGCACGCCGGGATACGCGGCACCCGAGCAATACAGGGGTATGGCGGAGCCAAGAAGCGATATCTACTCTCTCGGCGTGCTCATGCACTTCCTGCTCACCGGGAAAAACCCTGAGGAGAGCGAATTACCCCTCTTCACCTTTGAAATCCCTCACTCCCTTAATTCCGGAGTCCCCCCGGAGCTTTCGGACCTTATCATGGCGATGCTGGACCTGATCCCCGCGAAACGGCCCTCCTCTGCAAAGGAGATACTTCTTATGCTTGACGGGAAAGCCTCAGTCACCCCCGCGGCAGTCACCAATTCACTCAATGAAGGGAGTGGCGGCCTTTCTCCCTCACCCCATGGCTTTGCCAGGTCTGCGAAGCAGTATGGATCGATCTTCGAAGCCATAGAAAAGAATGATTTTGACGCGGTGAAATCCTTTGTTGACGGGGGCGCAGAGGTGAACTCCAGGGA
The sequence above is a segment of the Candidatus Eremiobacterota bacterium genome. Coding sequences within it:
- a CDS encoding HNH endonuclease, with the protein product MDTYDTQAVDTLFLPDEEELLHLGDSFSSEDYEDMLLLPEPYELPEGTLYKPEHIVKITREGLIPEAERLANDLTFGPSLIDRDDRASRIDFTLCEAIRGRLALDLHLGGLLVNLKTKGVDHLGYRSMATFAVEHLSMSGRTASELMRNFEFLRHLPLTREAYLQGRIARSALRHLLRVITPENEAEWLGIAQKLSISALEREVKKALAGGKEPVAPESHECGGKISWSGEEPEESHQPDAEGMMMRFKVTPTLALTWDFALSFFRDKEHYGGPLAGFVEELLANFLASRKPAPAPLDDRGSLPIFYRAPFMTREQRARLISDEEEVTENGSAGKGGADDPWESPWDIFFPSWLDGEADGEPVRALAGRLIRAAAIRQRLDMAAGMLLRAMQVRSLFTGFGYESVEEYAQERCGFSKAQARQFITLANGFRRHSLTEKAFRSGTITREQARLILPLVNSKNEEAWIAYAAGVPTIDLREEAERIARIIEYDSFVPINYTLLPGFRYISDERYHELSFEVRDIIRTGSWYGGPSPVSAWPLPEDDEASLESRDRRFDAPWKYFSDVDELLACEAQIKIEKNSVLCAGHLEKAREICTIPHGANPEETFLVDILSSKASSQETGGSSPLAGRGSMTIRFFLPRELYEVWNMAALVFLHSASQQDPTRPDDALIPPEEKFLAALLADYLDTEGTLKKAAHHHRILKRDRFRCQAPGCRCRRNLQVHHIIRRSQGGSDDEWNLITLCEACHLHLLHGLRTLTIKGRAPHDLTFTFGSPSEGTPFLVYENGCRRTIFSKS
- a CDS encoding S8 family peptidase; translation: MDAAKISPLNQHTAHVKGVKAPPPEAAGPAEARDEVALTGKAGAKEEIRVKEYGEHVPGELLVRFKGAVPSSLEFRGIRLEVIKKYDLPETMKSQGNGDICHVKILSDVPVKDAVKSLEKDRRIAYAEPNFVIRLPKNEDDAGPAAKAEGNGDTPPATPGEGPQVKPDDLDRKLWGLDNTGQTGGKADADIDAPEAWNIATGAGGPLIAVIDTGVDYTHPDLKNNIWTNPGEIAGDGIDNDGNGYVDDVHGYDFANKDGDPMDDHSHGTHCAGTIAAEGDNKTGVVGVNWQASIMPLKFIKGSGGGTTADAIEAVIYATRMGARITSNSWGGGEFSQALKDAIDGFPGLFVAAAGNSSADNDKEAHYPSSYESPNILAVASSDHRDRLSSFSNYGKTTVDLAAPGSSIYSTVPGGGYGSKSGTSMATPHVAGAAGLVASHEPDISASQLKERLMQTTDAVPEFNEKMVTGGRLNVHKALLAGGEAPKEE
- a CDS encoding ankyrin repeat domain-containing protein, coding for MSGPLLDNRYQVLSTVKKGGMGCIYRACDQRLGTVVALKKMLAPLTDDAELAYAESRFKEEALILSRLHHGGIPKVSDFFTAHDEDSGKPAHFLVMTFVEGMDLESVMKERSWRALPPADGLDIMRQMLLILEYLHMQTPPIIYRDLNARNTMLSAGKVFIVDFGIARLFSPQEKATVIGTPGYAAPEQYRGMAEPRSDIYSLGVLMHFLLTGKNPEESELPLFTFEIPHSLNSGVPPELSDLIMAMLDLIPAKRPSSAKEILLMLDGKASVTPAAVTNSLNEGSGGLSPSPHGFARSAKQYGSIFEAIEKNDFDAVKSFVDGGAEVNSRDGSGWRPLHTAAFHGHRDIAGYLTAHGADLEARRGDGWTALHLAALHGHLDLVELLLNKEAKLNAEKDDGGTALHMASQGGHRDVAALLVKRGAQVNAKNADGSTPLHLAAYYDHADAAALLLEKGADASMRDRSGQTPLQVAKSYGHKATADAIKRLSGGGWWKPKKQGNGGD